Below is a window of Candidatus Equadaptatus faecalis DNA.
TGCGCTCCGTACTCAAGCGGGAATTGCCCGGTAAAACGTTTGCCTCACTGCGTTCGGCACAGGCGGGCAATTCACCCACCGCTTTCGTCTGCACTTAGCACTTCGCAAAACCTTAGAACCGCTAAAATCATCGTCTTCCTGCGAAAATCCGTCAGGAGCAGATTTTGCGCAGCCTGTGCCCCGTAGGGGTAGATCCAGCGACTTTGCCCCGCAGGGGCTTGTTTCTAACGGGCAAAGCCCGTAACGACACTGGATTCTGCACTTCCGCTTCGCTCCATGCAGAAAGACGGACTTTTTATTGTTTCTTCAAGGTTTTCGCTTTTAGCCTTGGGTTTTTGCTTATAGCATATAGCTTATGGCTTACAGCTTTCTTTTAGTTCTTCGTTCTGCGTTCGTCGTCTCGTGCCCTGTGGGGTATCTTCGTTCCGCGCAGCGGATCCAGCGACTTTGCCCCGCAGGGGCTTGTTTCTAACGGGCAAAGCCCGTAACGCCACTGGATTCCGCGCCTCCGCGTTGCTTCGCGCAGAATGACGGACTTTTTATTGTTTCTTCAAGGTTTTCGCTTTTAGCCTTTGGCTTTTGCTTATAGCATATAGCTTATGGCTTACAGCTTTTTTCCTTCCTGCCGTTATTATACCATTTCCGAAAGAATTTACACCGTTTTTTTGCGTTTTTTCTAAGTGTTTTTACTGATTTTTACTGCCGCCCAAAAATGCAAAATTCTTAAAATTGGTATTGACAATATATATATGTACACTCTGCGTGTAGTCTCATGGAAACGGTATAAAATCCCGCCTTTCAGGCGAGGTGAGTGTCGCGAAATCTCTTGTGAGACAAATTTTAGGAGGTGTATTTGTATGAAAAAGTTTTTTGCTTTAATGCTTTTGGTTGGTGCGCTGTTTGTTCTCTGTGCTCCTGCATTTGCCGACGGAGATTTGTGCCCGCTATGCGGCGAATATGCTGCCTATTATAATCCCCAGGCGAGCCGCTATGAATGCGCGTGGTGTTACTGGAAGTTTTAGGTGGAGTTGGGACAATTAAGCACAATGGAACGAGCGGGCTTATTGCCCGCTCATTTTTTTGCGGTCTCCGATTTTGTTGTCCTCCGGTTCAAAGGTTACAACAGGGAACAGTCTGTTCCGCCGTGCGCTATTTCAGCTTGAAATCCCAGTATTTGCTGTAATCCTCATGCAGGGATATTCTCATGGTCTGTTTGCCCATGTCATAGACAGAGGTGTACACGGTCTCCCAAAAACCGTCGGGGTTGTCGCGCGTGCAGTGCGAAAACGCCTGAACAATTTCGTCAACGTGCGGCTGCATTTCGTCCATCGGCGTATTTATGTTGTAATCCTTTCCTGTTGCGCTGTCGTATTGGTAATGCTCTGAATACCAGAAAGGCTTGGTACTCTTTTTGTATGCCTGCGTGTAATGCACGCTCTGCATAAGCCTGCGCATATTTTCTACGGAAGCTGCTTTGTCATAGCCCTTCTTAATGATGTCCATGCGCTCAATACCGCAGGCGTGAGGCGTATAACCGTCAACAGACAGATAATAATTCGTCATTGCCTCCGGATTTTTAACGACACGCAGTTCATTGTCCACTACTTCAACAACGTAAGATTCCTTCGGGTCTGCGATCATCCAGTGCAGTGTTGAAATTTTGGGCTTGTCAACAAGATTTTTGCCACGAAGCAGCTCAACAGCCTCCGCCGCGCTTTCCGCGTTGTCAAGAACATAGCGGACAACCGTAAGATACGGCAGGTCTTTTGCCCCTGGATTTGTGCTGTCATGTTCAACCTCTTTCGGAACGTAGTTTGAGTTGCACGTTACGCCTTTTTCGTTTATGCCGTCCAAAACCACGAACGGAAGCAGTTTTTTCATATCTTCGGAAAGTTCCCCGCTGTCTGCTTCCGCGAGGGGGACGTTTTGCATCATTACGACGCCCAGACTTGCGTAACGCTTGTCATTCCCCTCAACCCACACGACAAAATTGGGATCCTGTCCCATGAAAAAGTCGAAATTGCGCCCGTAAAAATTTCCGTTCACGACAGCGCTGCAGGCAAAAGCTTTTCCCTTGTCCGCCGCAGTTGTTATTTTGAAAAACTTTCTTATCAGCTCGGTATCGGAATAGACGCTCTCATCAAGGTCGTCATAGCGTGTCTTGTAAAGATAATCGGACACCTTTTCAACCTTCATCGCTTCCTCCGGCTTTTTGGAGTAATTTGCTTCGCTGTCCCCGTTGCACCCTCCGACGAAAATCACCGACGAAAACAGCACGGCAGCCGCGAAGAACACTAAAAGTTTTGATTTTATGTCTGACTTGAACATAACGATACCGCCTTCCAAAAATTTATACTGCCCAACGCCATTATAACATTTCAGCAAGAATTTGCACCGCTTTTCTTTTGTTTTTGTTTTTTGTTTGGCAGAGAGCTCTTGATAGATTGTTTCATTGATAAGACTTGACAAGTTCAATGGAAGAATTATAGAATTGCTGCGTCAGATTTCGCTTGGGAGGAGAAAAAGTTTATGGATAAGGATAGAATAATTTGGTTAGATTGTTTAAGGATAGCAGCTTGTTTTGCGGTTATATTTGCTCACACTGCTATACATGCATTTATAGCACGAGATCCAAGTTCATTGGGTTGGCATATTTGCAACTGTTATGACGTCATTGGGCAGTGGGCTAATTTTGCGTTCTTTATGATATCAGGAGTTTTCTTCCTTGATCCTGACAGGGAAATTTCTATAGATAAATTGTATTCAAAATATATTAAAAAGCTCGCCATTGTCTTTTTATTTTGGTTTCCCTTGAATAACATATTTTTCCTTTGGTATGGAAGCAAACTTTTCTCTCCAAATATTTTTGTGACAGCAAAAGTTTTTTTTCTTTTACGCCCATTGCATCTTTGGTTTTTGCCTATGATAATCGGCTTTTATATTTCCGTGCCGCTTCTTCGGTGCATAACGCAAAACGAAAAAATCCTGCCCTACTGCATATTTGTAGGCATATTGGCAACGTTAGTAAAGTACTTTAATGTAAAAATTATTGTAGATTTTGCCCGTTACATAGTAGCCCCATGTTTACCATTCATCCTGGGATATTATTTGATGAAGTGTAAAAAAATTAGCGGCAAAGCAGAATTTGCCTTGTATGCTCTCGGCATAATAGGGTATCTGTCTATGATTTTGCCAACAGCATATTTTTCATGCAAAGAAGGCAAGACACACATGGTGTACCTTGATGAGTGTAAATTTGTAATGGCTGTTGCAATTTTTTGCTTTTTCAAATGTCGTGTTGCTAAAGTAAATTTTTCTCCTCGGGCAAAATCAATAATACTGTTCCTATCTTCGCACACATTGGGGATATATTTGCTCCAAACGCCGCTTCGTTGTCTTGTTCACAGGTATCTTTTGCCAATAAATTCTTTTACCCCTTTATTTTCCATTCCTGTTGTGGCAATAATTACGTTTTTAATTTCTTTGGTAATAACTGTGTTACTCAAAAAAATCCCGCGGTTTAACAAGTATTTTATTTAGCAAAACTAATTTCCGGCGCACTATGTTTGACGGTGATCATCAGCGTGGGTGGCTATTTTGCAGACTATAACGTATAATTTTGACAAATATGGGGGTGCTTCGCATGAGGAGAAATAATTACGCCTTTTTGGCGGCGGCGGTTCTCTTGTTCGCCGTTTTGGCGTGGCTGAACGGCAGAGCCGGTTCCGTGGCGGGAGAGAGCTACAAGCCTGCGGCTTACGCCACGATTTTTGCCCTTTTCCCGCCCGTTATAGCGATAGTTCTTGCTCTTGTCACCAAGGAGGTTTATTCTTCGCTTTTTACCGGCATTTTCTTCGGAGCGCTGCTTTACGCAAACGGCAATCTTGAATTTATGCTGAATACGCTTTTTTACAATGCCGAGGGCGGTATGGTGACAAAGCTTTCCAATGCGTGGAACGTCGGTATCCTGATTTTTCTGATTATTTTGGGCATTCTTGTAGCGCTGATGAACAGGGTCGGCGGTTCCCGCGCCTTCGGGCACTGGGCTTCAAAGAACATCAAGACCCGCACGGGCGCTTTGTGCGCCACAGCTTTGCTCGGCATTCTGATTTTCGTGGACGACTATTTCAACTGCCTCACCGTCGGTTCGGTTATGCGTCCCGTTACGGACAAGTGCAATATCAGCCGCGCGAAACTCGCCTACCAGATAGACGCAACCGCCGCCCCTGTCTGTATTCTTGCGCCCGTTTCGAGCTGGGCGGCGGCCGTTTCGTCTTCCGTCCCCGCCGGTTCGCATATCAACGGTTTTACAATGTTTCTGCACACAATACCTTTCAATTTCTATGCACTCGGCACTTTGTTTATGCTTTTTGCCCTTGCGTTTATGGATTTTGATTTCGGCGCTATGAAGCTGCATGAGGACAACGCGGCAAAGGGCGACCTGTTCACCACTCCCGAACGCCCTTACGGCGAAGCGGACGAGGAGCTCAGCAATCCGAAAGGACAGGTGTTTGACCTGGCGGCGCCCGTTGCCATTCTGATTATTTTCTGCTGTACGGGTATGCTTTACACCGGCGGATTTTTTAAGGGCGTTCCTTTTGTTGACGCTTTCACGAACTGCGATGCTTCCAAAGGTCTTGTTTTCGGAAGCATTTCCACTCTTGCCGCGACTTTTCTGCTGTATATGTTCCGCAGCGTGATTACGTTCCGCGAGTTTATGGATTGCGTGCCCGACGGTTTTAAGGCTATGGTTGCCCCGGTTCTGATTTTGACTATGGCGTGGACGCTGTCAGGTATGACCACTCTGCTCGGCGCAAAGTTTTACGTGCATGACATAGTTGCAAGTTCGGCTGCCTCTCTGCGGCTTTTTCTTCCGTTTATTATTTTTATCATCGCGGTTTTCCTCGCTTTTTCAACAGGCACAAGCTGGGGAACTTTTGCGATTTTAATTCCGATTGTGTGCAATATTTTTGACAGTCCTGACACTTATCAGACTCTTGTAGTTTCAATCGCCGCCTGTCTTTCGGGCGCCGTCGCGGGCGATCACAGCTCGCCGATCAGCGACACGACTATTATGGCGTCCGCCGGCGCGCATTGCGAACACGTCAATCACGTAACAACACAGCTGCCTTACGTATCTGTCGTGACTGCCTGTTCCGCCGCAGGTTATCTCTTTACGGGGTGGCTTGCTTATTCTTTTGAGAACAGTTTTGCTTTGATCGGACTGCCTTTCACTCTCATGCTGCTGTTCGGTGCATTGTATACAATTCGTTCGCGCGTAAAAAATCACAGCGCATAACTCAGCCGCAAGGCATTATAAAAGCCCCGCTTTTGCGGGGCTCTGTTTTTTGGTTCGAACCGTTTTTTGTTGCTTATTACTAGTCAACCAGCTGGATTTTGTTGATACGAGAACCAGCCGCTTTCGCGTCTGTTTCTCGTATGTCCGTAATCCAGATTAGTCAACCAGCTGGATTACGACCATCGGCGACGCGTCGCCGGGGCGTGTTCCGAGTTTGACTATTCTTGTATATCCGCCGTTACGGTTGGCATATTTCGGACCAAGCTCGCTGAAGAGCTTGATTACCGCTTCTTTGTGCGGCATACGGGCGATAACAAGGCGGCGGTCGGTAAGTGTGCCTGATTTTGCTTTTGTAATCATTTTTTCGGCAACCTTACGAAGTTCTTTCGCTCTTGTTTCCGTTGTAACTATGCTGCCGGCCACAAAGAGACTTGCCGCCATGTTGCCGAGCATTGCCCAGCGATGGGAACTGCAGCGTCCCAGTTTTCTAAGTGCCATGCGGTGTCTCATTTATTTTTCCTCCTCTGTTTCTTTGTCTCCTGCAAGGTGAAGGTCAAGCTTTGCAAGCCTCTCTTCAATTTCCTTAAGGGAAATTCTGCCAAGGTTGCGCGTCTTCATAAGTTCTTCTTTGCTTTTTCCGACAAGGTCGCTTATGAGGTGCACACCTCCGCGAAGCAGACAGTTTTCGCTGCGGACGGAAAGCTCCAAATCGCGGACGGAACGGCTGAGCCATGCGTTGTCGCCTATCTGGTATGCTTTCTGTTTCGGCGTATTGTCGCTGATGTCCGGATCTTCAACGTCGCTGCTTCCCGGACCGGCTATTGTATCTATTATTGAGACGTAGTAGCTTTTGAGAATTTTTCCGGCCTGAACTATGGCGTCTTCGGCACTGATCGTGCCGTTCGTCCATATTTCAAGGTTGAGACTGTCGTAGTCTGTACGCTGTCCCAGACGTTTGTCAGCGATTTCGTATTTAACCCTTTCAACAGGCGAGAAAAGCGCGTCCGTCTGCATCGCGTCTGCCGGCAGCCACGCCGCGCGCGGTCTGTCAATAGGCGCATAGCCCGTTCCGGTGCTTATGTAGATATCCATTGCAATGCGGGCGCCGTCTTCAAGCGTGCAGATGTAGGCGTCCGGATTAGGGAATTCAATATCTGCGTCCGGTTCAATATCCGCCGCCGTAACGCGCTTCGGACCGACTGCGTCAAGTCTGAGCGTTTTTACGGTATTTGAGCGGCAGCTGACTGCTATATGCTTAAGGTTTACAAGAAGTTCAATCACGTCTTCCTTTACGCCGGAAACCGTGCTGAACTCGTGAAGAACACCCTCTATGCGAACCGCAATGATTGCTGCTCCGGAGATTGAAGAAAGCAGAACGCGGCGGAGCGAGTTTCCGAGCGTTACCCCGTAGCCTCTTTCAAGCGGCTCGATTGTTAATTTACCGTATGAGGGGGTAGACTCCTGCATTACGACATCGTAACGATCGTGTTCCATACTAACCCCTTCCTTTCACTTGTTAGCACTAACGTGCATAGAATTCGACAACGAGCTGCTCCTGGACAGGAACTTCAATCTGTTCGCGGACAGGCAGCGTCACGACCGTTCCCGTAAGCGCGTCGGCATTAAGCTCAAGCCACGCAGGAACTGCGTGGGTCACGGCGCTTTCAACGTTTTCCTTGATGACTGCGAGTTCGCGGCTGCCTTCGGCAACGGCGATTACGTCGCCCTGTTTAAGGATCGCGCTGGGGATGTCAAGCTTGCGTCCGTTGACGGTGAAATGTCCGTGGCGGACAAGCTGACGTGCCTGGGCACGGCTGACGCCGAAACCGAGACGGTAGACAATGTTGTCTATGCGGCGTTCAAGAAGCTGAAGGAAGTTGTGGCCTGTCTGTCCGGCAAGTCTTGCTGCTTCAGCGTAAATTGTGCTGAACTGTGTTTCGTTGAGGCTGTAGAAACGGCGAAGTTTCTGTTTTTCGCGAAGACGGAGTCCGTATTCGCTCATTTTGCCGCGGCGTGTTCCGTGCTGTCCCGGTTTTGAATTGCGTTTTTTGAATGCGCATTTCTCGGTATAGCAGCGGTCGCCTTTAAGAAAGAGCTGGCAGCCTTCTGCACGGCAGAGGCGGCATACAGGTCCTGTATATCTGCTCATACTTTGTTTCCTCCTTTAAAACTACACGCGACGACGCTTCGGCGGACGGCATCCGTTGTGCGGAATCGGTGTTGCGTCACGAATGACGTTAATGCTGAGTCCTGCTGCCTGAAGGGCACGAATTGCTGATTCGCGTCCGGGTCCCGGACCTTTGACGATTACGTCAACTTCGGTGACACCATGTTCCTGGGCTGCTTTTGCTGCCTGGGCTGCTGACATCTGCGCTGCATACGGAGTTGATTTGCGTGCGCCCTTGAATCCGACGTTTCCGCCTGCAGACCATGAAAGGGCGTTGCCCTGTTTATCCGTAAGCGTTACGATTGTGTTGTTGAACGTTGAATAAATGTGTGCAACACCGTAGCTTACGTTCTTCTTATCTTTGCGTTTACGAGTACGCTGTACGCGTTTGGCCACTTGATATTCCCTCCCTGTAAAGCGTTATTTCGTAGCTTTTTTCTTGCCGGCAACCGTGCGTTTCGGTCCCTTGCGGGTGCGGGCGTTGGTTTTGGTCTTCTGTCCGCGGACAGGAAGTCCCTGACGGTGTCTGAGACCACGGTAACTTCCGATGTCCATAAGACGTTTGATGTTCATTGCTCTCTCACGGCGAAGGTCGCCTTCGAGAACGTAGTTTTCGAGTTCTGCGCGAAGCTTCTGTTCGTCTTCCTCGCTCATATCCTTGACGCGGACGTCAGGATTCACACCCGTTGCTTCAAGAATGCGGCTTGCATAGGCAGGTCCGATTCCGTAAATGTAGGTGAGGGCGATTTCGATTCTTTTTTCGCGCGGCAGATCGACTCCTGCTAAACGTGCCATAAGCTGTTATCTCCTTCCACCCTGGCGCTGTTTGTGACGCGGGTTTTTGCTGCAAATAACGCGCACGACGCCATGACGTTTGATTATTCTGCAAAATTCACAAATTGGTTTGACCGATGGTCTTACTTTCATTTGTTGCAGACCTCCTTGAGAAATTCTTAATACATAGATTTGTTTTTTATTTGTATCTATATGTGATTCGCCCACGGGTCAAGTCGTATGGCGAAAGCTCCAATTGTACACGGTCACCCGGAAGAATCCTTATAAAATTCATCCGCATCTTTCCGGAAACATGGGCCAGTATTTTATGACCGTTTTCCAACTCTACACGGAACATGGCATTAGGCAGCGGTTCAACAACCTTACCCTTTACCTCAATTACATCTTCCTTGTCCATGCAGTTTCTCAACCTCCCTGTTTGCAGGATACGCTGCCTTTGTTCAGACTGCCGGAATCTTACCGATCCGCCAGACGTTATCCGGGGTTCTGTTCCCGCAACCTCTCGGCAGCTCTTTAAGATTGATCTGCGTCTCTTGTGAAGGTGTTTCATGTTCTTTCATTCCGGACTGCCGCATTCGCCAAAATCCGTGTCTGCGCCACCCGTTTTCGAATCACCTTCCGTGGCACTGCCACGAATAAATTTCCTGCGTACTTTGTTTGACGAACTTTTACAAGATCGCCGGGTCTGAATTTCGCTGCGCTATTCCTCCCACGGAGTAAGTATCTCAACCCCGTTGTCCGTGACGAGCAGCGTATTTTCAAAATGCGCCGCGTCACTGCCGTCAGCTGTAACGACCGTCCACTGGTCGTCCAAAGTTTTAACTTCTTCAGCGCCCGTCATTACCATTGGTTCAACACAAAAGGTCATTCTCGGTTTTATGACAAGTCCGCTGCCCTGCTTCCCGTAGTTGGGAACCTGAGGCGCTTCGTGCGGTCTCCTGCCTATTCCGTGACCGGCATAGTCTCTGACGAGACCGTAGCCCTGCGGTATAACGGTCTGTTCAACCGCGTAACCGATATCTCCGAGTGTTGCCCCCGGTTTGACTGCCTTCATACCGTTGTGGAGAGACTGAAGAGTGATGTCGAGCAGCCGCTTGCGTTCATCACTGATTTGTCCAACTGCGTACGTACAGCAGGCATCGCCGAAAAATCCGTCTATGGAGGCTCCTGTATCTACCGTAAAGATGTCACCCTCCTGGAGGATTCTGTCTTTTGAAGGTATTCCGTGAACCACCTCGTTGTTGATTGAGGCGCATATCGTTCCTGGAAATGCTACCGGAACCCATGACACTTTGTAGTTCTTAAAAGCAGGTTTACCGCCTGACTTTCTGATAAGATCCTCGGCAGCCAGGTCCAGAGTCAGCGTATCCACACCCGGCTTTACGAGGTCTCTCATCAGTTTAAGTATATCTGCTACAAGCTGTCCCGCTTTCCTCATTTTCACAAGGTCGCGGTCGCTTTTGAAGGTTATCATTTATCTTATGCCTTTGCTCTCAAGCAGATTCAGGACAGCATCCTTAGCTCCCGATGCGTCAATTTTGAGAAGAACGCCCTGCGAGCCGTAGTAATCGACTATGGGCGCCGTCTGCTCGTGGAATACGGCGAGGCGTTTGCGGATGACTTCTTCCTTGTCGTCATCGCGCTGAATGACCTCTCCTCCGCATTTGTCGCAGACACCTTCAACCTTTGCAGGTTTGAGCATCGTGTTGTAAATTTCTCCGCACGCCTTGCAAACTCTTCTTGAAGTAAGTCTGTTGACAACGACTTCGTCTTCAATTTCAAGTTCCACCGCCGCGTCGAGTCTCATGCCGAGTTTGTCCAAAAGCCTGCCCAGCGCTTCTGCCTGAGGCAGCGTTCTCGGAAAACCGTCGAGCATAAATCCTGCAATGCAGTCGTTTTCCTTGAGGCGTTCCTCCATCATGTCAATTATGACCTGATCCGGAACGAGTTTGCCTGCGTCCATATAGGATTTCGCCAATTTTCCGAGCTCAGTGCCTTCTTTGACGTTGGCCCTGAGCATATCGCCCGTTGAAATGTGGGCTATCGGATATTTGGCTTTAATCGTTGCGGCCTGTGTTCCCTTGCCTGCGCCCGGGGCGCCTATAAGGATTATTCTCATCTTGTTCAGTTCTTATTACAGTCTGAGAAGACCGCCTGATTTGTTCTGGCGTTTCAAAATGCCCTGATAGTGGCGCATAAGAAGCTGCGCTTCGATCTCGTGAACAGTGTCAAGAGCGACACCGACAACGATGATGACCGCGGTTCCGCCGAAATAGAAGGAGTGGATGTTGAGAACTCTCGTCATAATCGTCGGGACAACCGCGATGAGTGCGAGGGCCGCAGATCCGGCGAGCGTAATGCGCTCCATAACCTTCTCTATGTATTCTTCGGTCGGCTTGCCCGGACGGATACCGAGAATAAAGCCGCCGTTTTTCTTCATGTTTTCGGCTATTTCATCCGGTTTGAAGACAACAGCCGTGTAGAAGAAACCGAAGAAAACTATCAGGATTACGTACAGTATCATGTAAACAGGACTCGTCGGGCTGAACCACTGAACGATTTTCTGCGCTGTGGCGCCGTGGAAGAATCCGGCGATAGTGTACGGGAAAAGCAGTATTGATGACGCGAAGATAATAGGTATAACGCCTGCCGTATTGACTCTGAGCGGGATGAACGTGCTCTGTCCGCCGTACATTTTGTTGCCTACCACGCGTTTGGCGTACTGGACGGACATGCGGCGCTGACCTTCCTGAAGAAGGATACATCCGGCTATAACCGCAAGCATAAACACGATTGCGATGAGAAATACGATGAAATTAAGTTCGCCGAGTTTCAGAAGCTGGAACGTGCGAATGACCGCATCGGGAATTCTTGCGACGATACCCGCAAAAATGAGCATTGAAATACCGTTGCCAATTCCGTAGTCGGACATAAGCTCACCGATCCACATAACGGCCATTGCGCCCGTCGTGAGCGTGAGCGTTACGACGCACACGTCAATCCATGAACCGGAGAAAATTCCTGCGCTTCTGAGCCAGCCTGTCATACCAAGAGCCTGAACAACCGCGAAAACGATGGTACCGATACGTGTGTACTGCACCATTTTTTTCTGGCCTTCAGGACCTTCCTTCATCATTTTCTCAAGGCTCGGTATAACAACTGCGAGCAGCTGCATAACGATACTTGAGTTGATATACGGCGTGACGCCCATTGCAAAGATACCAAATCTGCTGAGGGCGCCGCCTGCGAAGAGGTCGAGGAAACCCAGTATACCGCTCTGTTCAAAAAGCTTTGAAAGTGCCGCTGCATTGATACCCGGCGTCGGAATAAGCGCACCGAGACGGTACACAAAGAGCGCGCCGAGAACAAAGAGGAAGCGGCGTTTCAAATCAGGCAGTCTGAAGGCATCTTTTAAGGAGTCTAACACCTTAGATCACCTCGGCTTTTCCACCGGCTGCTTCGAGCTTTGCTTTTGCTGAAGCGCTGAATGCTTTTGCCTTTACTGTAAGTTTTTTCGTGATTTCGCCTTCACCGAGAATCTTGAGAGGCGCCGCCGCGTCTGAGATAAGGCGGAGAGCTGCGAGCTTAGCCGCATCCACTTCTGCCCCGTCTTCAAAGCGGGCGTCGAGTTCGTCAAGATTCACGACCTGATATTTAACAGCAAAACGGAAGTTGCTGAAGCCGCGTTTAGGGATGCGGCGGGCAAGCGGCATCTGGCCGCCTTCAAAGTTCGGGCTGATGTCCGGGCTTTTGCGGGCTTTCTGACCTTTATGGCCTTTACCTGCTGTTTTACCCTGTCCGCTTCCAAGTCCCTGTCCGAGACGTTTTTTGGCTTTTCTTGAGCCCGGTGCCGGGCAAAGTTCTTCAAGCTTCATGCCGGAACCTCCTATTCTTCCTCTGACCACTCGAGCAGGTGGCTGATCTTGTTGACCATGCCGCGAATCTGCGGAGTGTCATTGTGAATTACAGTGTCATTGAGCTTGTGAAGTCCGAGAGCTGCAATGACTCTTTCCTGACGCGGAGGACGTCCGACTGTGCTTCTTTTCCATGTAATGCGAAGTTTGGCCATAGTCTGTGAACCTCCTATGCGTCTTTACGCTCGATACCGCGGAGACGGTATATTTCTTCCGGCGTGCGGAAGCGTTTAACCGCGTCCATGGTTGCGTATGCGATGTTAATCGGGTTTGCCGTTCTGCCCGTTACCTTAGCGATAACGTCTTTAATTCCGCCAAGTTCCATGATCGGACGAACCGATGAACCTGCGAGAACTCCGGTACCCGGGGCTGCGGGACGGAAGAGAACTTCCGCTGCGCCGAATTTGCCGATAATCGGGTGAGGAATTGTCGTACCAACCTTTTTAAGGTCGATAAGGTTTTTCTTTGCATGCTCTACAGCTTTGCGCATTGCTTCGGAAATTTCCTTCGCTTTGCCCATGCCGAGACCAACCTGGTCAACGCCGTCACCAACCGCAACGAGGACTGCGAAACGGAAACGTTTGCCGCCTTTGACAACCTTTGCTACGCGGTTGACAAAAACTACGCGCTCCGTAAGTTCCATTCCTCTGCTGCTGTATGATTTATTGGCTTCTTTTTTGTTGTTTGTCTTGTTTTCTTTCGCCACGGTACTCTGCCTCCCCTTAGAACTTCAGGCCGGCTTCACGAGCTGCATCTGCGAGAGCCTGGACTCTTCCGTGATAGATGTGTCCGCCTCTGTCAAAAACAACTGTGTTGACGCCTTTAGCCAGAGCACGTTCCGCTATCTGTTTGCCAACCTCTTTGGCTGCTTCGATGTTTCCTTTTTTGTCTGCGCCGAAGCTTTTGTCCATCGTTGAGGCTGAAACAAGCGTGCATCCCTTTTCGTCATCGATAATCTGAGCGTAGATATGCTTCAGACTGCCGAATACCGAAAGACGCGGGCGTTCCGCTGTTCCGGATACGTGCTTCCTGAGGCGCTGGTGGCGGAGTTCGCGCATTGCATTACGACTGCGATTTTTCAACGTCCTACACCTCGCCTTTACTTCGATTTAGCACCGGCTTTGCCGGCCTTGCGAATTACGTACTCGCCTTCGTATCTGATACCTTTGCCTTTGTACGGTTCCGGTGAGCGGTATTCGCGTATGTTAGCCGCGACCTGACCTACGATCTGTTTGTCAATGCCGCTGACTGTGATGTTAATCGGTGACGGGCAGGCGAATTCGATTCCCTGCGGGGGAACGACTTCAATCGTGTGCGAATAGCCGAGGCTGAGCACAAGCGTTTTGCCCTGCATGGCAGCACGGTAGCCTACGCCGACGATTTCAAGTTTTTTCTCAAAACCTGAGCTTACACCGGTGATCATGTTGTTGAGGAGAGCTCTTGTCATACCGTGAGCAGCGCGTACGGCTTTAATTTCGCTTTCGCGCTCTACGACAACTTTGCCCTCTTCAAGCTTGACGTTGATCTGCGGCATAATGTCCATTTCAAGCGTGCCT
It encodes the following:
- the rplR gene encoding 50S ribosomal protein L18, giving the protein MKNRSRNAMRELRHQRLRKHVSGTAERPRLSVFGSLKHIYAQIIDDEKGCTLVSASTMDKSFGADKKGNIEAAKEVGKQIAERALAKGVNTVVFDRGGHIYHGRVQALADAAREAGLKF
- the rplF gene encoding 50S ribosomal protein L6; the protein is MSRIGRKPIALPSGVEVKIDGRHVAVKGGKGTLEMDIMPQINVKLEEGKVVVERESEIKAVRAAHGMTRALLNNMITGVSSGFEKKLEIVGVGYRAAMQGKTLVLSLGYSHTIEVVPPQGIEFACPSPINITVSGIDKQIVGQVAANIREYRSPEPYKGKGIRYEGEYVIRKAGKAGAKSK